In Candidatus Tanganyikabacteria bacterium, the following proteins share a genomic window:
- a CDS encoding acyl--CoA ligase — translation MSVADLLAARSASDAPFLVDALTGHERTFAQVAQRARRWGWYLDERAARRVAVILPNSLDFAELYLGAALAGVTLCPLNPALAPAAAAAATARLGADLLLTTTSRGSDFAGLPTATVGSTGGLPGDLPASGPDFGPVPPDREIALILTSGTTGGLKACRVTHGNVCWTSACTAAAFGFTPGTRYLTPLPLYHINAQVVGLLAALQAGSAVILGPRLPAARLWEAAARTGATAMSAVPAIVFDLLESPGEPPPALEYVVCSSAPLPGSARKRFEARFGIPLRVSYGLTEAGCFVSYGCSGGPPGNVGKPHGCEVRVGDGGELLVRGAGVFAGYLDDPPATAAALRDGWLHTGDLGRLEGGYLVLDGRLKDLINRGGEKVSPDAVEAVLLECPGVREVAVFGVPDPRLGEEVAAAVVGSATDDELWDFCAARLGEFETPRTWHHVEALPRGATGKVLRRVLREEAAQCRKQ, via the coding sequence TTGAGCGTCGCCGACCTCCTGGCGGCGCGCTCCGCGTCCGACGCGCCGTTCCTGGTCGACGCCCTGACCGGTCACGAGCGCACCTTCGCCCAGGTCGCGCAGCGTGCGCGGCGCTGGGGCTGGTACCTGGATGAGCGGGCGGCAAGGCGCGTGGCCGTGATCCTGCCCAACAGCCTGGATTTCGCGGAACTCTACCTGGGCGCGGCCCTCGCCGGGGTCACGCTCTGCCCGTTGAACCCCGCGCTGGCTCCGGCGGCGGCAGCCGCCGCAACCGCCAGGCTCGGCGCCGATCTCCTCCTGACCACCACATCCCGAGGCTCCGACTTCGCCGGATTACCGACCGCGACGGTGGGATCAACGGGCGGGCTCCCGGGCGACCTTCCCGCTTCCGGCCCGGACTTCGGCCCGGTCCCGCCCGACCGGGAGATCGCCCTCATCCTCACGTCGGGCACGACCGGCGGCCTCAAGGCGTGCCGCGTCACGCACGGCAACGTCTGCTGGACGTCGGCATGCACGGCGGCGGCCTTCGGGTTCACACCCGGAACCCGCTACCTGACCCCGCTGCCGCTCTACCACATCAACGCCCAGGTGGTGGGGCTCCTTGCGGCCTTGCAGGCCGGCTCCGCGGTGATCCTGGGACCCCGCCTCCCTGCGGCCAGGCTCTGGGAAGCCGCCGCCCGGACGGGCGCGACGGCCATGAGCGCGGTGCCGGCAATCGTGTTCGACCTGCTGGAGAGCCCCGGGGAGCCGCCGCCGGCCCTGGAGTACGTCGTATGCTCCTCCGCCCCGCTGCCCGGGTCGGCGCGGAAACGCTTCGAGGCGCGCTTCGGTATCCCCCTGCGCGTGAGCTACGGCCTGACCGAGGCCGGGTGCTTCGTGAGCTACGGCTGTTCCGGGGGCCCGCCAGGCAACGTGGGCAAGCCGCACGGCTGCGAGGTCCGGGTCGGGGACGGCGGCGAACTGCTGGTCCGGGGCGCCGGAGTGTTCGCCGGCTACCTCGACGACCCGCCCGCCACCGCCGCCGCCCTGCGCGACGGCTGGCTGCACACCGGCGATCTGGGCCGCCTGGAGGGCGGCTACCTGGTGCTGGACGGCCGCCTCAAGGACCTGATCAACCGGGGCGGCGAGAAGGTCTCGCCCGACGCCGTCGAGGCCGTACTCCTCGAGTGCCCGGGAGTGCGCGAGGTGGCGGTGTTCGGCGTGCCGGATCCGCGCCTGGGCGAGGAGGTCGCCGCCGCCGTGGTCGGATCCGCCACCGACGACGAACTCTGGGACTTCTGCGCCGCGCGCCTGGGCGAGTTCGAGACGCCCAGGACCTGGCACCACGTTGAGGCCCTGCCCCGCGGGGCGACCGGCAAGGTGC